The DNA region CAACGCGTCCGGAATCGCCGCCCCCACGCCCGCATGATCCTGGTGGTTATTCGTGCCCTTCAGTTTCACGTGTTTCCCGTTCAGGAAAAACCCCTCGTTCGGATCGAACCGCACCGTGCGAATTCCAAATTTCGTCTCCACGCGATCCACCACCGCCCCACCAGCACTCACCTCCGCGACGAGCGTGTACAGCACCGGAGTCTCAATCGACCAAAGCTGCGGCTTCGTCACCGCCAGAGCAGAGCCCAACTCCACCGTCTCTCCCGCCTCCACTCCCTGCATCTCCGTCGCCGCCTCCGCCACGCTCTTCCCGTCGGCATCAATCACGAGATAACGCACCGACATCCCCGCCGCCTCCGCCTTTCCAAGCGCGTGCGCCACCTCCGACCACACCTGAACCTTTGCTGCGCCCGCTTCATCCACATCCGTCACGATCGTCGTCCCATCCGCGACCAGATGCACCGGCGCCGTCTTCTCCAACCACACATGGCGGTAAATGCCCGCACCCTCGTAAAACCAACCTTCTTCCATCGTCACATCGCAACGCACCGCGATCACGTTTTCTCCGCCGTAGTTGAGATAATCCGACACATCGTAACGAAACCCCAGATAACCGCTCGGCTCCTCCCCGAGATAAAATCCATTCACCCACACCCGCGACGCCCGAAACACGCCGTCGAACACCAGACTGATCCGCCGCCCCAGATCCTCCTTCGGGATAGTGATTGTCTTCCGATACCATCCCACATTCACGTCCGGAAAGCCCGGCCCCACCGCACGATACCCGTGACTGTGCGACCCGTTCGCCACATTCGGCTGCTCCACCGCCCAGTCATGCGGCAGATCGAGCGTCCGCCACGCCGAGTCATCGAACTTCCCCACCGGCGCCGCCGGTCCATCTCCGAATCCCGTCTTCGTGATGTAAGCAAAATACCCCGTCGCATGACCGAAGTCCTTCTTCGTGTCGCTCGGATGCCCAAACGCGAACCTCCACCCGTCATCCATCCGCAACCGCTCCCGACCTCCCGATGCATCTGCCGCCATCACCAGCGACACGGCGACACTCACCACAAACGAAACAAGACCAGTCACACGAATCCACGAACGGAACGAAGCGCGCATAAACAAAGACAAGGAGGGTTAGGGGAGAAATGTCGGGCCTCCGAAGGCCCGGCCAAAACAAGACCAGCACCGTGAACCCAATCAACCGCGCAAGGAAAGCCGATTTAACACTAAATCCATGCTTTTTTCCTATCCGCTCACTCCGGCTCCCGGTCTGCACGCATTCAGCCGTTCGCAATCTCTCCACACGCACACCGCCCACGAATCCCGGCTTGCCGCCCATTTCGACTCCACCCGTACTCTCCGGCGTTCGTCGTCCTCGTAGCTCAAATGGATAGAGCGCGCGTTTCCTAAACGTGTGATCCCAGTTCGATTCTGGGCGAGGGCACCAGACCCCCGGGAGATCCAGCCACCACCGAATGTCCGATTTCATCGCATCCACCCCCTCAGACGAAAAAGAATACGTTCTTTTCTGTGATGAGTCTGACCGCCACGGCGCTTTCTATTCCAACTTCTACGGAGGCGTACGCATACCAGCTTCTCGGTTATTATCGGTCGAACAAACCCTTCGTGAAAAGAAAACGCATCTCGGTTTAACCAGCGAAATCAAGTGGCAGAAAGTGGGCGCCGACGTAGTAGAACGATACGAAGAATTTCTAGCCACGTTCTTCGACCAAATGGCGGCTGGGCGTCTCCACATGCGAGTCATGTTTACCCATAACACCCAAGTTGCCGTGGGCCTGTCGCGTGATCAGCAGGACCAGAGCTACTACCACCTCTACTATCAGTTTCTTAAACATAGTTTCGGTCTCGCCAGCATTCCGACCCACTCTGCTCCTCCTCGCTTACGCATATACCTCGATGAAATCGGCGACACCCGTGAACAAATCACCAAGTTCAAGGGCTACTTACTTGGACTCGCCGATATAAAGACCATCCGTCACTCCGGCGGCATCGTCCTGGAGCCCAACTCTATTACCGAGGTCCGATCACACGATCATATCATCATGCAGGCACTCGATACCGTGCTCGGATCAATCACCTTCCGATTAAACGACAAACACCTGGAAAAATTGCCAGGCACACGTCGTCGCGGAAAGCGGACTATCGCCAAGGATCGGTTGCAGAAATTCATCCTAAGCCAGATCAAACGGGTCACCGGCAAGCTGCATTTCAACATCGGCATAAGCACGGGGAGATCAGCAAGTCCGGACGCCGCGTGGTCAGATCCTTACCTTCATTGGCAATTCGTGCCTAAAAACATTCAGATCAATAAGGCCTTCCACAAACGATGAAAAGACAACGCCCCGTTTGGACCTACATAAAACTCTGACGACAAGCGTCAGCATTCGGTCAAACAGGGCGTTGCGAGACAACATCCGCTTTGTCGCTCGATTTGCAAGGCAATAGGCCTCCCGTGCCGCCTTCTCGGCCCGTACCTACGACACATTTTCAGCGATCATCCCCACCTTTTGATTACGCAAACCTGCATCGCACATCGCCCCCGCCGCTCATGAAAATCCTCATCACCGGCAGCTCCGGCTTCGTCGGCGGAGCCCTCTGCGCAAAATCCGTCGCCAACGGCTGGGACACCACCGGCCTCTCACGTCACGCCTCCGTAACCGGAAACTGGATAGCCGCCGACCTCACCCGCCCGCTCACGCTCCCCGCCGGCTACCGCCCCGACGTCGTCGTCCACTGCGCCGCCCGCTCCTCGCCGTGGGGCACCGCCCGCGACTTCGAGCGCCAAAACATCGACGCCACCCGCCACGTGATCGACTTCTGCCGCCGCGCCGGAAGCCCCCACCTCATCTACATCTCCACCAGCGCCGTCCTCTACCGCAACGAGCACCAGCTCGCCATGAGCGAGGCCACGCCTCCCGCCGATCGTTTCCTTAACCACTACGCCCGCACCAAATTCGCCGGCGAAACCCTCGTCCAAACCTACGCCGGCCCCTCCACGATCCTCCGCCCGCGCGCCATCTTCGGCCCCGGCGACACCGTGGTCTTTCCCCGCATCCTCCGCGCCGCCCGCGAGGGCAAATTCCCCATCATTCACTCCGCCACGCCCGTGATGGCAGACCTCATCTACATCGACACCCTCATCGACTACATCAT from Nibricoccus aquaticus includes:
- a CDS encoding DUF3800 domain-containing protein is translated as MSDFIASTPSDEKEYVLFCDESDRHGAFYSNFYGGVRIPASRLLSVEQTLREKKTHLGLTSEIKWQKVGADVVERYEEFLATFFDQMAAGRLHMRVMFTHNTQVAVGLSRDQQDQSYYHLYYQFLKHSFGLASIPTHSAPPRLRIYLDEIGDTREQITKFKGYLLGLADIKTIRHSGGIVLEPNSITEVRSHDHIIMQALDTVLGSITFRLNDKHLEKLPGTRRRGKRTIAKDRLQKFILSQIKRVTGKLHFNIGISTGRSASPDAAWSDPYLHWQFVPKNIQINKAFHKR
- a CDS encoding NAD-dependent epimerase/dehydratase family protein, which translates into the protein MKILITGSSGFVGGALCAKSVANGWDTTGLSRHASVTGNWIAADLTRPLTLPAGYRPDVVVHCAARSSPWGTARDFERQNIDATRHVIDFCRRAGSPHLIYISTSAVLYRNEHQLAMSEATPPADRFLNHYARTKFAGETLVQTYAGPSTILRPRAIFGPGDTVVFPRILRAAREGKFPIIHSATPVMADLIYIDTLIDYIIRVIERRATGLFHLSNNHPIALTAFLQNVFTRLDLPAPRRRIPVSRAMTAAACIETLYRLLPFLGEPPITRFGVSVFAYSKTMDVTKSLRKLGTPSVSLDEGVERFVRWQKAQP